A region of the Salvelinus alpinus chromosome 24, SLU_Salpinus.1, whole genome shotgun sequence genome:
AGATCAGGGGCCGTATAaaacatctcagagtaggagtgctgatttgggatcagtttagccttttaggtTACAATGAAAAAGATTACATGGACCGGATCCTAGATAAGCCCTCCTTCTCTGAGAAGCTTGATACACATGGCCCCAGATGCTGACATGACAGAAACAGTTGAGCTAAACACAGTGTCTCCCTTACCATCTGAACAGTGTGGCTAAACAGCAGCCTCTCGGCGGTGATGGTATTGACGTGGTCCATGAGACGGTGCTTGCGGGAGAAGAAATGCTCCAGCCGTGCGTTGAGGGAGAGGCAGGACGACACGCTGGACTTGTACAGCTCATTCAGCCTCTTGACCActaaacacacagtcacagaggagagggctgAGAGTGGAGCAGTGTTCACGttggaaatagagagagagagagagagagagagagcagtcctaCTCCAcagcagggttgggctcaatacatttttttttaatgatacATCTGCCATTTGAGTGTAATGTTATATCCTTCTGTAAATGTTGGCTTTTAATCAGCCGTGTTCTAAAGTTGTTGGGTCTCACCTTGTTTGACAGTAGCAGAGGGGTACAGTTTTCCCTGTTTGACGCGCTCCATGGCTGTGTGCAAGGCAGACGACAGAAGCTCTGCAGTCTTCATGTACAACACCAGCTGCTCCGCAtagctgagacacacacacacgcacacagatcaGAGTCATGATTTGTAGCTGATGCTACAGTCATTGCAAAGTGTCTCTGAATCTCAAAGTGAACAGTAACCAAGTCTGACTCGCTTTTATCATCCATTTGTAAAGATCTCATATTCCATGAAAAGGAAAGACTAGACAAAGTTGTTTCAGTAACAATGGTTTAGCTTCATTAGCTGGTGGCTCTCACCTCCACTCCCGGCTGAGGGAGCTGATCTGGTCAGCCACTAGGCTTTGCTGCTGCAGGAGGGAGAGCGGGGAGGTGTCCCCGTGCTTCGCCCCAGCCCCCCTGACCCCTGCCACCTCCATCAGACAGCGGGCAAAGTCCAGGGTGAAGCGCAGGCTCCTCAGGGTGTCTGTGTGCTCCTGctgcactcagacagacagatggagagagagagacaaggtcaCGCACATTGAACGTCATAAAATATAGCCTACAGGGAGATGGGCATTCTTCAAAACAGAGACCGAGATGGACAGAAAAACATGCAGATACAAactcagagaaacagacagcagcAACCCCACATCCcaacccctactcctcctctcacctccatCAGGGTCTCCTCTGGCAGCTCAGGGGCCAGGAAGCTAACAGGTCCCCCCATGTTGGCTGTAATTGGGTCTGTGAAGCTGTAGCGTGGTCTGGAAGGACCCTCAAAGCTGTCCAGATAGGTACCTGTCTGAAATCGGCTGGTGAAGGACCCCACTGGGCTTATGGAGCTGGAGGAGCCTGCTATAGAAATAAGTGGTATTGTGGTTAGAGCATGGAAAGTACCTCAGAACAGGCCCTTGATGGCACTTAGTCTAAACTGACAGTTGTTTAACTTACACAGAGTAGTGTATTGTGCATATCATTGCCACTAAGATCAGCATCCCTAGGACACTATAATGTATTTGGATGCTGTGCGGAGCAATGACACCTAGCTGCTGAGCCAATCATCTCACCTGAGAACTGTCTGGTCCTGGAGGGCTGTGGAGGGATGCTGCCACTGGGTGGGGAGCCCACAGTGAACACCACCTGGGCTGGGCGGGCTGAGCCTGCTGCCATGGCTCCACCACCAGAGGGTGctgaggacagagacacagaacTCATCAGACATAACACAGGGAGGATGAATCACGGTAATGACCTAGCTACATGCAGTGGAGCAAGTTAATAATTTACCCTGGTAATTAGTGTTACTGCTTTAAAAGTCTTATTTGCCCATATTATTATCAGACCAGTATACGTACAACCGTTACCTTCCCCATTCAAAACCTATAACAGGGATATTTGAAACATAATGTTTCTCTACGCACCCACGTGTGAGCTGTAGAAACACATTTCAGTTCCTATAGAAAAAAGGAATGTTCTATTAGAGCGGAGGAGTAGGCTTGGGTGGGCCTGGGTGGCACATCCCCACCCACTGGGGCCCtgccaggcccacccaatcagattgagcaaaaacaaaaaagaatacatcattctttaaaaaaatacaacagTCCTCATCACCTTAGAACCAACTTCTCTGGTTTTAaatggcctatgtggcatcgatgatcagctatgaaaagccaaatgacatttactcctaaGGTGCTGGCTTGCTGcatcctcgacaactactgtgattattattatttgaccatgctggtcatttatgaacattttaacatcttggccatgctctgttataatctccacccggcacagccagaagaggactggccacccctcatagcctggttcctctctaggtttcttcctaggttttggcctttctagggagtttttcctagccaccgtgcttctacacctgcattgcttgctgttaggggttttaggctgggtttctgtacagcactttgagatatcagctgatgtacgaagggctatataaatacatttgaaatgaTTTGATCGATATGAGTACGAAaatagtgtcaaaattgactacaaagtgtacatagaataattttggtcataaagtcagtctcgtctaaaACTGAGTTTTGTAAGTGAGTTTGTCACGACTTACTGGAGGGGTGGGTATGGATACAATCATGCCCATTTGCCCATGCCCACTAATATGAGATAATCAGCTATGCTGATTGCGCTGTGCGTGCTCTATCCAATCATAGCagccagaacctccagacagtgagacagacctgcccatTACACGGCGCCTCAGGcttgtttacataagacaacaccTCACCAATGTTATGTTGAAAGAACCCTTAAGCCCTTTATGGAGTGCTCACTTGCTGATGTTTGATAGTGCCAATCTGCCACTTTCTGGGGCAAAATTAGAATTGAGATGATCAGAGCGCATTTGTATCAAAACTGCAACTTGTCAATATTCCAAAACCCATTTGCAAGCATTTTGTGTCCACCCGCAACCTGTTTTGTAACATTATTCCCTATACAACactgtcagacagacacacactctggTCATAGGTAGTGAGAAAGTTCTAGtggtggcgcagcggtttaaggcactgcggtgcttgaggcgtcactacagatccgggttctatcccgggctgtgtcgcagccggccgtgaccgggagacctatGAGGCGACGCAcctttggcccagcgtcgtccgggttaggggagggtttggtcggccGGGATGTCTTTGTCCCATCGCTCTTCAGTGATTCCTGCGGCAGGCTGGGAGCATGGactcggtcgccagttgtacggtgtttcctccgacacattggtgcggctggcttctgggttaagcgagcagtgtgtcaagaggCAGGGCGGCTTGGCAGGGTGGTGTTTCGGGGGATGCAtgcatgcaaattaattacttaaaaaccatacaatgtgattttctagatttttgttttagattccgtctctcacagttgaagtgtacctatgataaaaattacagacctctacatgctttgtaagtaggaaaacctgcaaaatcgtcagtgtatcaaatacttgttctccccactgtatataaaaacgGCGCCAAAGCACAAACGCCATCACTCGCCAGTGACTTGATAAACCAAAGCTACTGAATGTGCCTGCTAGCTACTACCGTACTTGCTAGCTTCATTGACAAACACACAAGTtggaacttagctagctagcaattgaTTTTGGGCACTGATAAACAGTGTGTAGCTTGTGCTTTATTTAAGATAGTTTGGCAGCTTGCGGATGAAGTTGTAGACATGTTATTGTTCTCAGAAACCAGTTTTCAGCTCGCAGCCAGACTTTCCCTTCATGATAGATTTTAAGGAAGTTATTATTTCGAGGAAGTGGCTGGCCATGTTGTTGCTACGGTGATTCAATAGGGACAAACAACAGTACCTGCCATGATACGATATTCGAACAtaacacacccacatcaaaccacatcccCAAGACAACTCGTTTGGCTTCAGTCATTGCTGCTAGCGTTTCTTAATGAACCACCAACACAAGGTCAAATCAGGAAGCGCAGTCACCCATTAAAACGTTTTTTGTGTTGGAATTGAGTCCTGTGGAACTTCACCCAATTGATACTGTGACCCCAGTCTAAAAAATAAGTGAGGAAATATGCACAGCTCTGCTGACCTTGGAAGCGCCAAGTTCTAACCCCCGAACAGATCTATACGGAGTGACCCACATCCACACAAAGGAAAAACCGAGTAAGTCACTGTGATATTAACTATCTAGTCAACCTCGGTTGGTGAATATAACAGCTCTTTATGCTTTAGTCATTCAGGTAGACAATTACTGAAGGGTAAAACTTGGTGAATAGGTCTACTATGCCCACCTGTGATGTCTCTGTTTGAGCTGAGGTTCTCACTGCTGCCGTGCTCCCCCAGCGGTCCTCCAAACGCAGCCATCAGCAGCATGTCAGACAGACGACCTGCACTCTGAGACCTGCCGAAGCTCTTGTCTTCTGTAGTCCTCTGGCTGTATTGCCCAAGCTGGCCAGTAGGCGGCTGTCCTGGGTACCTGGGGTTTGAGGCAGCCCTGCTGTCGGGCGGGGCCAGAACCAGACCCTGCTGGGCCAAGAAAGTCACCAGGTTGGGGGAGCTGGGAGGTTTGGGGAACTCAAAGGGTGGTATGGCCTGTGGACAGGATATCAGTGTCAGATGCAAAGTAGAGTCGAGAGACTATAGACAGTGGAATTGATTGTTTAAAGCAATAGTACAATTGCTGAATAGTTCAGTTTCCTCTAAAACACAGGCGTTGTACTAGCTGTGTCCAAAACATGAACTCACTCTAGAGGGGGATCCCAGGATGGTGGGGAGGGGGCTGCGCTGCATGAGTTCACTCAGCCTGGGGGAGGAGTGCAGGGGCCGCATAACCATCTTGCCTGCCTGCAGGTTGACCACCACGGGGTCAGAGTGCTGCTTCCTGATCTTCTGCCTGCCGCCACCACTAGTGGCCTCCAGGAGACAGGGGGCGCTGTGGAGCCGGGTGCCCAGGCCTTGCTGCTGAGGGGGAGGCCGTGTGTCGGGGAATTGGAGAGCTGGAGATGGACAGGGGTTAGAAGTTACAGCACAATGTTATCTTTACATTATCAAGATGAGTTACTAACTATACAGCTGAAGGAAAGACACAGGAAAGTAAAACATCTAAAAGGTGATGGTTCCTTTAAGTCAGGTTAAAACCCCTCTGATCAAGACAACAGGAAGTGAATAGCCTTGGTCTACTACAGAGCAACTCCCAAATTCCCCTGAccagtttaaccatttccaccaCTAACAAAACACTAAAACAATCAGCCCAAAATTTGGAGCGACggacagagaaggagggaggggaaccCCGGATTCCTACCTCCGCCCCGTGACCCCCCGCTGCCCGTGTCCAACGGGCGTGCTTGCCCTGGCAGCTCAGGGATGGTGCCCATTtcagacacagagggagacgagAGAGGGGGACAAGAAaaaagaaggagaggaaagaaagaaGAGGGGACATTTTGACACATCAATGCACTCTGGCAGACATACCTTGAGGAGAAAGCTGGAAGAGTCTGGCCCCTCCTACAGACAGCCTGCAGGGCCCAGCCAAGGTCCCGTGGCCTCCTGGGTAAGGCAGCGATGGGCCAGTCCTTCCGAATCCCAGGGAACTATTGCTGCTGCAGCCGCGCACCAGAGTAGACGGTCTGTGGCAGGGGGAGGAACATAGTCACAAAGACAATATTCCCTGTTATCTCTAAGCTAGCAATGTTACTACTGCGCCACAGAAGAGACTGTGTGTTTATATAAGCTTGTGTGTGTAAGTAATGCatgtatactgagtgtacaaaacattaaggacacctgatctttccatgacagactgaccaggtgaatccaggtgaaagctatgatcccttattgatgtcacttgttaaatccacttcaatcagtgtcgatgaattgtattttacatttttatttaactaggcaaatcagttaataacaaattcttatttacaatgacggcctaccccggccaaaccctaacccggacgacgctgggccaattgtgcaccgccctatgggactcccaatcatgcccggttgtgatacagcctggaatcgaaccagggtctgtagtaacgcctctagcacagagttaagtgcctttgaacaggttatgTTAGTAGGTTCCAGGCGCACGGGTTTGTGtcaaatttaatttgtcacatgcgccgaatagaacagctgtagaccttacagtgaaatgcttacttacaagccattaaccaacaatgcagttaagaaaaatgttaagtaaaaaaaatagacaagtaaaaaaaataatatataatctaagtaacaaataattaaagagcagcagtaaaataacagtaacgaggctatatacagggggtaccggtacagagtcaatgtgcgggggcaccggttagtcgaggtaattgaggtaatatgtacatgtaggtagagttaaagtgagagtagcagcagagtaaaaagaggggggggaatgcaaatagtctgggtaggcatttgattagctgttcaggagtcttatggcttgggggtagaagctgttaagaagccttttggacctagacttggcgctccggtaccgcttgtcatgcattagcagagggaacagtctatgactagggtggctggagtctttgacaatttttagggccttcctctgacacctcctggtatagaggtcctggatggcaggaagcttggccgcagtgatgtactaggccgtatgcactaccctctgtattgccttgcggttggaggccgagcagttgccataccaggcagtgatgcaacccgtaagaatgctctcgatggtgcagctgtagaactttttgaggatctgaatatccatgccaaatcttttcagtctcctgagggggaataggctttggtgtgccctcttcatgactgtcttggtgtgtttggaccatgatagtttgttggtgatgtggacaccaaggaacttgaagctctcaacctgctccacttcagccctgtcgatgagaatgggggcgtgctcggtcctccttttcctgtcgtccacaatcatcatctttgtcttgatcacgttgagggagaggttgttgtcctggcaccacacagccaggtctctgatcatcatcatcattgtcggtgatcaggtctataactgtattaaatgtattagttttcctcatcaatctacacagcaaaatatatataaaaaaaaaaattgtgaaccAATATGTTTTCACAAcgactgttgtgtcattggcaaacttaactatggtgttggagtcatgcctggccgtgcagtcatgagagaacagggagtacaggaggggcctgaGCACGTACCTCAGAGGGGCCCCTGAGTTGAGGaacagcgtggcggatgtgttgctacctacccttacaacctgggggtgtcccgtcaggaagtccaggatccagttgcagaaggtgttttgtcccagggtccttagcattctcacataggtgttccttttgtccaggttggaaagggcagtgtggagtgcaatagagattgcatcatctgtggatctgttggagcagtATGCAAATGAtgtgggtctaaggtttctgggatgatgttgttgatgtgagccatgaccagcctttcaaagcacttcatggctacagacgtgagtgctacggggcgatagtcatttaggcaggttgccttagtgttcttgggcacagggactatggtggtctgcttgaaacatgttgctattacagactcagtctgagacaggttgaaaatgtcagagaagacacttgccagttggtccgcgcatgctcggagtacacgtcctttagtttttgcttgtaagcaggaatcaggaggataggattatggtcagatttgccaaatggagggcgaaggaGAGCTTTAAATCGCGTCTCTGTATGtcgagtaaaggtggtctaaaggtgtttttcccccctctggttgcacatttaacatgctggtagaaatgaggtagaacggatttaagtttgcctgcattaaagtttcCGGCCACTAGGAACGCCGCCTGTATGAGCATTTGAGTGCGGACTTAGTGaaagcatcggtttgtggtggtaaatagacagctacgaagaacatagatgaaaactctcttggtaaatagtgtggtctacagcttatcatgagatactccaccaaaacctcgagacttccttactattacattttgtgcacaagctgttgtttacaaatatacatagaccgcaaccccttgtcttaccagagacggctgttctatcctgccgatacatcgtaaaacccaccagctgtatgttattcatctcgtcgttcagccacgactcagtgaaacataagatattacagtttttattgtcccgttggtaggatatacatgatcgtagtttgtctattttattatccaatgattgtacgttggctaataggaccgatggtaaaggcagattacccactcgccgtcggatccttacaaggcacctgggcctacgtccccgatatctctgtctctttctcctgcgaatgacggggatgggggccttgtcgggtgtctgaaatAAATCCTTTGCATCAGACTCGTTACAGAAAAAATCTTCTTCCAGTacaaggtgagtaatcactgtcctgatatctagaagctcttttcggtcataagaaacagtggcagaaacattatgtacaaaataagttacaaataacacgaaaaaacacacacaataggttAGGGGAccgtaaaatggcagccatctcctccggcaccatcaagaactgcaacgctgctggtttTCTCACGTTCAACAGCTTCAGTGTGTATCAgaaatggtctaccacccaaaggacatccagccaacttgggccagcatccctgtgggccagcatccctgtggaacactttcgacaccatgtagagtccatgccctgacgaattgaggctgttctgagggcaaaagggggtgtgtgcaactcaatagtaggaaggtgtccttaatgtcttgtacactcagtgtatgtatatACTGACTGTGGGGAGCCATCATGGCTGAGGGAATGAAGGTTCTGCTCCATGCGCTGGTAGTTGGGGACCTGAGTGGGAACGGGAATGGGCACCGACTGACCGTGGTTACCATAGTTACCACAGTTACTGCCAGAGAACTCACTTGGCCGACTGAAAGAAGAGAGAAAGCGGGAGTTAGCTACGTTTAACCATTCCCTGTCTAATCAATGCATTAACAAAGCGAGTGAAACAGCAAAAATACTGAGAGAATAGTAACAGACAAAACATTATGTAATAGTGAGAGtgaacgatagagagagaaagagcaatgtGAGCCCTTGATTTGTGATTGCTTTGGTAGAGAGGGGAGATGATGATGATCAGCTTGACCTACTGAaaagggctgggaattgccagggacctcgtGACACGATATTATCACGGTACTTACGTGCTGATACAatgtgtattgtgattctcacgatTATCACAATTCTATATGGATTCCGATTTGATAATGCAATTTTATTGCTATTTGATGTTCCAAAAATATTGCTCACTGCTGCAGAGAGAAAATTTGTTTtaaatcagtcatggaaataagagCTGAAAACATATTGGCtcactactttttttttttttttttgctgtgtagattgatgaggaaaacaaatcatttaatacattttagaataaggctggaacgtaacaaaacgtggaaaaagtcaaggggtctgaatactttccgaatgcactgtagtagGCCTAGCCTGTAGAATGGGATCATGCTCTTTTTAATtgaggccatcaaaactctgttctctcacacaattgcatagcctatagaaatgttgcacaacatgagctcatgggctctcatgcaGTGTTTGATAAGACATTtgctgatgtcagagtgattagagcgacagagtgctgagtaccaggcagttagcaagtttggtaggctactaaatgaccatcagcagcatcagagactaaacggtcacgtggaatttgactgcggtcatgacctgtgaccgccggtgtggcggtaatatggtcaccgtaacagccgtACCCATCACTACTACTGACCTAACATCTTTTTGCCATCAAGCCTTACAAACGAATCCCCCTACTCTAGAAGGGTATCATTGGCCTGGGCTTCCAGTGCACAATACACATTGACTCACCCAGCTGCCAGAGTGAGGGAACTGGCATTAGCATGTCATGGTTTAAGTATGTCTGAACACTGAGAATAAGTGAATCCCTTTCCAGTAAGAGTGTGATCAGATCTTACCTGATGGGACTGCGGGAGCCACTGTAGGAGGGGGAGTGGGGTGGGGTCTTGCCCTGACTGCCCAGGCCACCAGAGGCCAGTAGAgagctgaggaggaggagacaagAGTTTAGTGGCTCTAATATATTATTAATAAGTGGGATTGTTCTTAAGCCGGTTTCACATTGGCATTTCCCAACAGCATTGTGTACAGGTGCCCACATAAGACCAATGTTAGGGCTGGGGAATGCCAGGGACCTTGcgatacttaggtgccaatacgatatgtattgcgattcccACGATTCTATATGTAAAGCAATTCGATACTGCTATTTTATTgtaatttgatgttccaaacatattgctcagtataagtctgctgcagagagacaagagatagcatgggaaaatacattttgatcagtcaggaaataaaagtgctgaaaacatggcttactatttaaaaagaagaaaaAGCTATAGAATGAAAGATACCAGAGTTTTGGCGCAGGAACAGctgatatatagatagatagatatataaacttagcaaaaaaagaaacgtccctttttcagcaccctgtctttcaaagataatttttaaaaatccaaataacacagatcttcattgtaaagggtttaagtactgcagtgcatctcctcctcatggactgcaccagatttgccagttcttgctgtgagatgttaccccactcttccaccaaggcaccattCCTGCCAGAAATGCCCGGGAACTTGCAGgcactagccctcaccctccgatccaacaggtcccagacgtgctcaatgggattcagatccgggctcttcgctagcCATGGCAGaaaactgacattcctgtcttgcaggaaatcacgcacagaacgagcagtatggctggtggcattgtcatgctggagggtcatgtcaggatgagcctgcaggaagggtaccacatgaggaaggaggtaacgcacagcgttgagattgcctgcaatgacaacaagctcagtccaatgatgctgtgacacaccgccccagaccatgactgaccctccacatcgattccgctccagagtacaggccttggtgtaacgctcattccttcaacgataaacgcgaatccgaccatcacccctggtgagacaaaaccgtgacttgtcagtgaagagcactttttgccagtcctgtctggtccagcgacggtgggtttgtgcccataggtgacgttgttgccggtgatgtctggtgaggagctgccttacaacaggcctacaagccctcagtccagcctctctcagcctattgcggagagtctgagcactgatggagggattgtgcgttcctggtgtaactcgggcagttgttgttgctatcctgtacctgtcccgcaggtatgatgtt
Encoded here:
- the LOC139552241 gene encoding serine/threonine-protein kinase ULK1-like isoform X3, which produces METVGKFEFSRKDLIGHGAFAVVFKGRNIEKHDWEVAVKCINKKNLAKTQTLLGKEIKILKELKHENIVALHDFQETASSVYLVMEYCNGGDLADYLHSKGTLSEDTIRVFLQQIAGAMRVLQVKDIIHRDLKPQNILLSYHTGRKSHSTNTCIKIADFGFARYLQNNMMAATLCGSPMYMAPEVIMSQNYDAKADLWSIGTILFQCLTGKAPFQASSPQDLRLFYEKNKNLSPNIPRETSCHLRNLLLGLLQRNHKDRMDFEEFFCHPFLETSSSMKKSNAPAVTMTCFPSSASASSCSSSSNSHLASPPQSLAEVQQLRAKTLASPTQDAPGFLLKDSSGGGCSSKNSSCDTDDFVMVPVHFPTGELTSDGPTGKVFHDSLMNSGSLLASGGLGSQGKTPPHSPSYSGSRSPISRPSEFSGSNCGNYGNHGQSVPIPVPTQVPNYQRMEQNLHSLSHDGSPQPSTLVRGCSSNSSLGFGRTGPSLPYPGGHGTLAGPCRLSVGGARLFQLSPQALQFPDTRPPPQQQGLGTRLHSAPCLLEATSGGGRQKIRKQHSDPVVVNLQAGKMVMRPLHSSPRLSELMQRSPLPTILGSPSRAIPPFEFPKPPSSPNLVTFLAQQGLVLAPPDSRAASNPRYPGQPPTGQLGQYSQRTTEDKSFGRSQSAGRLSDMLLMAAFGGPLGEHGSSENLSSNRDITAPSGGGAMAAGSARPAQVVFTVGSPPSGSIPPQPSRTRQFSGSSSSISPVGSFTSRFQTGTYLDSFEGPSRPRYSFTDPITANMGGPVSFLAPELPEETLMEQEHTDTLRSLRFTLDFARCLMEVAGVRGAGAKHGDTSPLSLLQQQSLVADQISSLSREWSYAEQLVLYMKTAELLSSALHTAMERVKQGKLYPSATVKQVVKRLNELYKSSVSSCLSLNARLEHFFSRKHRLMDHVNTITAERLLFSHTVQMVQAAALDEMFHQGEASVLRYHKALLLMEGLSLLLTEQNDILSVSKCKECIERRLTALQSGLCV
- the LOC139552241 gene encoding serine/threonine-protein kinase ULK1-like isoform X5 → METVGKFEFSRKDLIGHGAFAVVFKGRNIEKHDWEVAVKCINKKNLAKTQTLLGKEIKILKELKHENIVALHDFQETASSVYLVMEYCNGGDLADYLHSKGTLSEDTIRVFLQQIAGAMRVLQVKDIIHRDLKPQNILLSYHTGRKSHSTNTCIKIADFGFARYLQNNMMAATLCGSPMYMAPEVIMSQNYDAKADLWSIGTILFQCLTGKAPFQASSPQDLRLFYEKNKNLSPNIPRETSCHLRNLLLGLLQRNHKDRMDFEEFFCHPFLETSSSMKKTPAVTMTCFPSSASASSCSSSSNSHLASPPSLAEVQQLRAKTLASPTQDAPGFLLKDSSGGGCSSKNSSCDTDDFVMVPVHFPTGELTSDGPTGKVFHDSLMNSGSLLASGGLGSQGKTPPHSPSYSGSRSPISRPSEFSGSNCGNYGNHGQSVPIPVPTQVPNYQRMEQNLHSLSHDGSPQPSTLVRGCSSNSSLGFGRTGPSLPYPGGHGTLAGPCRLSVGGARLFQLSPQALQFPDTRPPPQQQGLGTRLHSAPCLLEATSGGGRQKIRKQHSDPVVVNLQAGKMVMRPLHSSPRLSELMQRSPLPTILGSPSRAIPPFEFPKPPSSPNLVTFLAQQGLVLAPPDSRAASNPRYPGQPPTGQLGQYSQRTTEDKSFGRSQSAGRLSDMLLMAAFGGPLGEHGSSENLSSNRDITAPSGGGAMAAGSARPAQVVFTVGSPPSGSIPPQPSRTRQFSAGSSSSISPVGSFTSRFQTGTYLDSFEGPSRPRYSFTDPITANMGGPVSFLAPELPEETLMEQEHTDTLRSLRFTLDFARCLMEVAGVRGAGAKHGDTSPLSLLQQQSLVADQISSLSREWSYAEQLVLYMKTAELLSSALHTAMERVKQGKLYPSATVKQVVKRLNELYKSSVSSCLSLNARLEHFFSRKHRLMDHVNTITAERLLFSHTVQMVQAAALDEMFHQGEASVLRYHKALLLMEGLSLLLTEQNDILSVSKCKECIERRLTALQSGLCV